From a region of the Triticum aestivum cultivar Chinese Spring chromosome 7D, IWGSC CS RefSeq v2.1, whole genome shotgun sequence genome:
- the LOC123164266 gene encoding succinate dehydrogenase [ubiquinone] iron-sulfur subunit 1, mitochondrial isoform X1 encodes MAAAALLRRSPAARALLSPALSSRLVASKPHSSSPAPPPPSSKPASTKTFSIYRWDPDSPSTKPHLKDYKVDLSDCGPMVLDALLKIKNEQDPSLTFRRSCREGICGSCAMNIDGDNGLACLTKISSEAAGASTISPLPHMFVVKDLVVDMTNFYNQYKSVEPWLKRKDPPAAGGKEIYQSKADRAKLDGMYECILCACCSTSCPSYWWNPEEYLGPAALLHANRLPLWGTLLKPKPSKLPLWGTLMKPQPSMFMHVQARGYHGVSVSEKRNLRDHKRRILAAKYELRGKLYKAVCRDPELPSDMRDKFRYKLSKLPRNSNMTRLRNRCIFTGRSRGVYQKFRMSRIVFRTLANKGELMGVKKASW; translated from the exons atggccgccgccgccctcctccgccgctcgccggcggcgCGCGCCCTCCTttcgccggccctctcctcccgcCTCGTCGCCTCCAAGCCCCACTCCTCGtcccccgcgccaccgccgccatcgtCGAAGCCCGCCAGCACCAAGACCTTCTCGATCTACCGCTGGGACCCGGACTCCCCGTCGACCAAGCCCCACCTCAAGGACTACAAGGTGGACCTCTCGGACTGCGGCCCCATGGTGCTCGACGCGCTCCTCAAGATCAAGAACGAGCAGGACCCGTCCCTCACCTTCCGCCGGAGCTGCCGCGAGGGCATCTGCGGCAGCTGCGCCATGAACATCGACGGCGACAACGGGCTGGCCTGCCTCACCAAGATCTCCTCGGAGGCGGCCGGGGCCTCCACGATCTCGCCGCTCCCCCACATGTTCGTCGTCAAGGACCTCGTCGTCGACATGACCAACTTCTACAACCAGTACAAGAGCGTGGAGCCGTGGCTCAAGCGCAAGGACCCGCCGGCGGCCGGAGGGAAGGAGATCTACCAGTCCAAGGCCGACCGCGCCAAGCTCGATGGCATGTACGAGTGCATCCTCTGCGCCTGCTGCTCCACGTCCTGCCCGTCCTACTGGTGGAACCCAGAGGAGTATCTCGGCCCCGCCGCGCTGCTCCATGCCAACAG GCTTCCGCTGTGGGGGACGCTATTGAAACCAAAACCCAGCAAGCTTCCGCTGTGGGGGACGCTAATGAAACCACAACCCAGCATGTTCATGCACGTCCAAGCACGAGGATACCATGGGGTCTCAGTCTCAGAGAAGAGAAACTTGCGGGATCACAAACGTAGAATTCTTGCAGCAAAATATGAGCTGAGAGGAAAGCTTTATAAGGCTGTCTGTAGGGACCCTGAACTTCCATCAGATATGCGGGATAAGTTTCGCTATAAGTTGTCCAAGCTGCCAAGAAATAGTAACATGACACGTCTTAGAAACCGCTGTATTTTCACGGGCCGCTCTCGTGGTGTCTACCAGAAATTCCGCATGTCTCGTATTGTGTTCCGCACCTTGGCAAATAAGGGTGAACTGATGGGTGTTAAGAAAGCGTCTTGGTAG
- the LOC123164266 gene encoding succinate dehydrogenase [ubiquinone] iron-sulfur subunit 1, mitochondrial isoform X2 gives MAAAALLRRSPAARALLSPALSSRLVASKPHSSSPAPPPPSSKPASTKTFSIYRWDPDSPSTKPHLKDYKVDLSDCGPMVLDALLKIKNEQDPSLTFRRSCREGICGSCAMNIDGDNGLACLTKISSEAAGASTISPLPHMFVVKDLVVDMTNFYNQYKSVEPWLKRKDPPAAGGKEIYQSKADRAKLDGMYECILCACCSTSCPSYWWNPEEYLGPAALLHANRWIQDSRDEFTKERLDSINDEFKLYRCHTIKNCTHACPKGLNPAKQIDTIKKLQLGA, from the exons atggccgccgccgccctcctccgccgctcgccggcggcgCGCGCCCTCCTttcgccggccctctcctcccgcCTCGTCGCCTCCAAGCCCCACTCCTCGtcccccgcgccaccgccgccatcgtCGAAGCCCGCCAGCACCAAGACCTTCTCGATCTACCGCTGGGACCCGGACTCCCCGTCGACCAAGCCCCACCTCAAGGACTACAAGGTGGACCTCTCGGACTGCGGCCCCATGGTGCTCGACGCGCTCCTCAAGATCAAGAACGAGCAGGACCCGTCCCTCACCTTCCGCCGGAGCTGCCGCGAGGGCATCTGCGGCAGCTGCGCCATGAACATCGACGGCGACAACGGGCTGGCCTGCCTCACCAAGATCTCCTCGGAGGCGGCCGGGGCCTCCACGATCTCGCCGCTCCCCCACATGTTCGTCGTCAAGGACCTCGTCGTCGACATGACCAACTTCTACAACCAGTACAAGAGCGTGGAGCCGTGGCTCAAGCGCAAGGACCCGCCGGCGGCCGGAGGGAAGGAGATCTACCAGTCCAAGGCCGACCGCGCCAAGCTCGATGGCATGTACGAGTGCATCCTCTGCGCCTGCTGCTCCACGTCCTGCCCGTCCTACTGGTGGAACCCAGAGGAGTATCTCGGCCCCGCCGCGCTGCTCCATGCCAACAG GTGGATCCAAGACAGCCGTGATGAGTTCACAAAGGAGCGCCTCGACTCCATCAACGACGAGTTCAAGCTGTACCGCTGCCACACCATCAAGAACTGCACGCATGCCTGCCCCAAGGGACTGAACCCGGCGAAGCAGATCGACACAATAAAGAAGCTGCAGCTCGGAGCCTGA